In a genomic window of Candidatus Acidiferrales bacterium:
- a CDS encoding SLBB domain-containing protein: MKKLLLLGLIHCLLSGTLHAQLIPQQQQQQTSESQLSQSTQNIQMPSLTTSMFTSSADFFRNLQTQSLLVQPPPYDMPVDTNSYILGPGDIVNVGIWGATPLSLSLSVNPEGTLIVPTFGELRIGGMTLSKAKAYARERLGTQFKKSTITLTLIYPKSFYVMISGRVHTPGRYIVTAFDRVDRAFVLANLPRSTADTAAPFPDFSLRRIELLHKDGASENVDLLKFYMTGNLSDDPYLREGDAIVVPKENFEAGSISISGAVKMPGNYEYVPGDRIKDLLELCAGHTSLADTAHAKILSWNGKTYDVSDLNLDDSSAVYAPLPVNSRVIVPTDRSKINDYYVWVGGEVQTPGIYPISRDSTRLSTIINLAGGFTKWASLPNAFVYRRTHSFPSRQSVILDTLSYTYRATGVSLEDLSYLTSEILLRPTVELVSTDFVKVFVNKDEDYDCTLRSGDSIYVPKSPNAIYVFGRVRNPGYVDYHEGWDYADYIKAAGGAGDDAKTGDTKIIKSETHIWYDKSDTKIEAGDLLFIPKVTVKPELYTWDMFKDILAVAGAAASIVTTVVLVIRTAQGK; the protein is encoded by the coding sequence ATGAAAAAACTTCTTTTGTTAGGGCTTATCCACTGCCTTCTTTCCGGAACATTGCACGCTCAGTTGATTCCGCAACAACAGCAGCAACAGACATCTGAATCTCAGTTGTCTCAATCAACGCAGAACATTCAAATGCCATCGCTGACAACCAGCATGTTCACGAGCAGCGCGGATTTTTTTCGAAATCTCCAGACTCAGAGTCTGCTGGTTCAGCCGCCGCCTTACGATATGCCGGTCGATACCAACAGCTACATCTTGGGGCCTGGCGATATTGTAAACGTGGGGATTTGGGGGGCGACTCCGCTTTCGTTGAGTCTCAGTGTCAATCCCGAAGGAACACTGATCGTTCCGACCTTCGGTGAATTAAGGATTGGGGGAATGACTCTGTCAAAGGCAAAGGCCTATGCAAGGGAGCGGTTAGGCACACAGTTCAAGAAATCGACAATTACACTGACGTTAATTTATCCTAAGAGTTTTTATGTAATGATTTCAGGAAGAGTTCATACACCCGGACGTTACATCGTGACAGCCTTTGATCGTGTTGACCGCGCCTTCGTGCTTGCCAATTTGCCAAGAAGCACGGCAGACACGGCCGCCCCCTTTCCAGATTTTTCTCTCCGCAGGATCGAGTTGTTGCACAAGGATGGTGCGTCTGAAAATGTGGATCTTTTAAAATTTTACATGACAGGAAATCTTAGCGACGACCCCTACTTGAGGGAAGGCGATGCGATTGTTGTTCCGAAAGAGAATTTTGAAGCGGGAAGCATAAGCATTTCTGGGGCGGTAAAAATGCCGGGGAATTATGAATATGTTCCGGGAGATCGAATAAAGGATCTACTTGAATTATGTGCAGGCCACACGTCTCTTGCCGATACGGCACATGCTAAGATATTAAGCTGGAACGGGAAAACCTATGATGTAAGTGATCTGAATCTCGACGATTCATCCGCTGTGTACGCACCGCTGCCCGTAAATTCGCGCGTCATCGTGCCTACCGACAGATCGAAAATAAATGACTATTACGTGTGGGTAGGCGGAGAAGTGCAAACCCCGGGGATTTATCCGATATCAAGGGATTCGACGAGGCTCAGCACCATCATAAATCTGGCCGGTGGATTTACGAAATGGGCATCGCTACCGAACGCTTTCGTCTATCGGAGGACACATTCATTTCCGTCCAGGCAGTCCGTAATTCTGGATACGTTGAGTTACACCTATAGGGCCACCGGGGTTTCCCTTGAAGATCTTTCGTATCTAACGAGCGAGATACTTCTTCGCCCGACCGTGGAACTTGTGTCCACTGATTTCGTAAAGGTTTTTGTGAATAAGGATGAGGATTACGATTGTACTCTGCGGAGTGGAGATAGTATCTATGTTCCGAAATCTCCTAATGCAATATACGTTTTCGGCCGAGTGAGAAATCCGGGATATGTGGATTATCATGAGGGTTGGGATTACGCGGACTACATCAAAGCAGCGGGGGGGGCGGGGGATGATGCGAAGACGGGCGATACGAAGATAATTAAGAGCGAAACTCATATCTGGTATGACAAAAGCGATACGAAGATTGAAGCCGGTGATTTGCTTTTCATACCCAAGGTGACCGTGAAGCCGGAATTATATACCTGGGATATGTTCAAGGATATTCTTGCTGTTGCCGGCGCGGCGGCTTCAATAGTTACCACTGTGGTTCTGGTTATTAGGACGGCTCAAGGAAAATAG